The nucleotide sequence CGAACCCACTCCTTCAGACGAAGTCATCGTAATCCCACTATAGCTCTGACGATTCCCGAAGGCGGCAGAGCCGCCTTCGTAGTGGCGGCGCTTGTGTCCACCCAAGGCCTGCCCAGTGGGAAACGACTTATGACAAACATTACAGACATGAGCCCTTCCACCAGAGGTAGACGTGGTGGTACTCGACGTGGCACCGGAGACCGACGTGGACTGGTCGTCGACAGAAGCCGGTTTCCGGTGGCTAGTTTTGTGGCCACCGAGAGCTTGGTAAGAGGAAAAGACCTTGTCACAAAGTGGACAGTTATAGGCAGACTTGACGGTAGCCACCGGCTTGGGTGGAGAGGGAGAGGCGCCGCCGCGGGCAAGCATGATGAGACAGAGAGCAAGATACTCTTCTTCAGAGGGAGCGCCGTCGAGAGATGGGCGGCGGGAACGCTTGCGCTTGACCCAGGGCTTGAGAGGCTTGTCGAAGGGAGGGGGGGCGGCCATGGTCGGGGA is from Cucurbita pepo subsp. pepo cultivar mu-cu-16 unplaced genomic scaffold, ASM280686v2 Cp4.1_scaffold004194, whole genome shotgun sequence and encodes:
- the LOC111787021 gene encoding zinc finger protein ZAT10-like, which gives rise to MALEALNSPTMAAPPPFDKPLKPWVKRKRSRRPSLDGAPSEEEYLALCLIMLARGGASPSPPKPVATVKSAYNCPLCDKVFSSYQALGGHKTSHRKPASVDDQSTSVSGATSSTTTSTSGGRAHVCNVCHKSFPTGQALGGHKRRHYEGGSAAFGNRQSYSGITMTSSEGVGSTHTVSHSHRNFDLNIPASAALSPKLLFAGDQEVESPLPTKKPRLFWLPETENSLN